In the genome of Kosmotoga arenicorallina S304, the window AAATTTTGTTAAGGCGTGGATTTGACTTCCGCTACCCTTACTATTTGACTTTCCTCGTTCCAATGGTTGAACAGCTTGGCGGCGCTCTGTTAAGCGAGGATGGAAAAACCGCTATTATCAACGATGAAGCCTGGCTTAAAGTGCTGGAATACTTCAAAGAATGGGGACCAAACGGTAGAAATCTTGGATCTCCTACTTATACAAATGCAAGGAAGCTTTTCAACAAAGACAACAACTCCGTTGCCATGTGCCTTACAGGGCTTTATCAGGAAGGCAGGATCAGAGCTGACAACCCCGAGTTTTACGAAAGCGGAGAATGGATGGTCGTGCCCTTCCCGAGATTTGAAAATGCAGTGAATGATCTTGGAAGCGCTTACTATGGGCATTATTACATGGTAAATGCGGAAAGCTCAAAAGACAAACAGTACTGGGCCTGGAAATTCATAGCCTTTATGCTAAGCCATCCTGAAGAGTACCTCCTCAAGGTAGGTCTCATTCAACCTCAAAAGACTCTTCTTGAATCCGAAATTTTCAAGAATATCCCTTACTCTGACGTGTTCTTAAACGACATGGCAAAATCGCATATTATCACTATCCACGAAAAAGCGCCAATGATGCAGGATTTGTTAAAAGAAGCTGTAGAGTCAGTAATGCTCACAAATGCCACACCGGCTTTTGCTTTAAAAAGGCTTAAAACAAAGATGAATGAACTCCTTGAAGAGTGGTGATTACATTCAGGCAGACCCCTTTTAAGGGGTCTGCTTTTGTTCTTAAAGACGAGACGTGGTCAAGGAGCGTGAAAATGTGGCACATAAAAGAAGAGTACACAAAGGTATAGAGAGAAAAAAGGCTATATGGGGCTGGATTTTTGTCGCGCCTTCTTTGCTATTTTTTTCTCTTTTTAGCTTTTATCCCATTGCCAATGCTTTTTATACCAGCCTTTTCAAGAAAGATTTACTTTCATTAAGACCACCAAAGTTTGTGGGTATTAAGCAATACACTTACCTGTTGACTTCTCCTACCTTCTGGAATTCTGTCAAGGCGACAGCCATATTCACTCTCGGTACTTTTATACCCCTTGTAGTATTTAGCCTTATTTTTGCAGCCTTCATAATGTCAAGAAAACGCTTCCAGAAGTTTTTCCAGATGGCATATTACTCACCAGCTGTTTTGTCTTCAGTTGTAGCTGCGGCAATATGGTTACTGATTTTAGATCCCAGGGGATTGGCAAATCAATTCGTAAATTTCCTTTTGAATTCACCCGGAGTTGATCATAAGTGGCTGGCAAGTATCGGAATGGTCAGGTTTTCGACCGTACTGGTTTATTTCTGGAAATACGTTGGATATTTCACGATAATATTCATTGCAGGTATGGCAAGTGTACCAAGAACTCTTCATGAAGCGGCGAGAATAGACGGAGCAAATTCATGGCAGGCTTTCTGGCGAATAACTTTTCCGTTGATAAAGCCTACAACACTTTTAGTATCGGTAGTTGCGATGATCCAATGCTTAAAAACTTTTAGCACACAGTACTTGTTTGTTCAATCAGGTGCTCCAAGGGGCCCCATTGATGTTATCACTCTCAACATTTATTACACAGCCATCAGGGATCATCGAATCGGTCGCGCAAGTGCAATGAGCATCATACTCTTTGCTATAATGCTTTTCTTTACCTGGTTCCAGCTCAAAGTCTCAAAATCTGAAGAAGTTAGCTATATGTGAGGTGCTTCCGATGATGACAATCAGCATCGCTAAAAAGAAAAAGCCACAATCCCTTATTGTAGATATATTCATATGGTTTTTCCTGATAGGTTTTGCAATCATTATTCTCGCACCCCTGGCATTTATGTTTACAGCATCTTTAATGCCTTCCAGCGATGTAATGAGGCTTCCCTACCCCTGGATACCAAAAAGCTTTTACTGGCAGAATTTCTGGCAGGCAATACGGGGAAATGATGGCTCTTTCATATACATTAGAAACATTATAAATTCAGTTATCGTTGCGGTCTCGATAACCCTTTCAACAGTCTTTCTTGCGGCACTTACGGGATATGGCTTGGCCAAATTCCCTTTCAAAGGAAGGAATGTTGTTTTTCTCCTGATAATGACCACGATGATGATCCCCTTTGAAGCCATTATGATTCCTCTTTATCTAATTGTGACGAATTTTGGTTGGCAGGACTCTTATATAGGACTGATCGTACCTTTCCTGACAAATGCCTTTGGCGT includes:
- a CDS encoding extracellular solute-binding protein encodes the protein MKRVVMILFVLSLSLLLLGADKIELLFWTHEDPNRTEIENRYIEEFEEMYPDVTIKRVTYPSRKIQETVLTAFAAHKGPDIFNMEINDEYPYIVNGRVAPIDPKAAGYDSLQAIYGNYLEGVLDPVTYDGNLYGLPLELTNWCIFINKKYFKEVGLDPEKDYPKTWEEMADVSEKLVIRDGEILLRRGFDFRYPYYLTFLVPMVEQLGGALLSEDGKTAIINDEAWLKVLEYFKEWGPNGRNLGSPTYTNARKLFNKDNNSVAMCLTGLYQEGRIRADNPEFYESGEWMVVPFPRFENAVNDLGSAYYGHYYMVNAESSKDKQYWAWKFIAFMLSHPEEYLLKVGLIQPQKTLLESEIFKNIPYSDVFLNDMAKSHIITIHEKAPMMQDLLKEAVESVMLTNATPAFALKRLKTKMNELLEEW
- a CDS encoding carbohydrate ABC transporter permease — translated: MAHKRRVHKGIERKKAIWGWIFVAPSLLFFSLFSFYPIANAFYTSLFKKDLLSLRPPKFVGIKQYTYLLTSPTFWNSVKATAIFTLGTFIPLVVFSLIFAAFIMSRKRFQKFFQMAYYSPAVLSSVVAAAIWLLILDPRGLANQFVNFLLNSPGVDHKWLASIGMVRFSTVLVYFWKYVGYFTIIFIAGMASVPRTLHEAARIDGANSWQAFWRITFPLIKPTTLLVSVVAMIQCLKTFSTQYLFVQSGAPRGPIDVITLNIYYTAIRDHRIGRASAMSIILFAIMLFFTWFQLKVSKSEEVSYM
- a CDS encoding carbohydrate ABC transporter permease, which encodes MMTISIAKKKKPQSLIVDIFIWFFLIGFAIIILAPLAFMFTASLMPSSDVMRLPYPWIPKSFYWQNFWQAIRGNDGSFIYIRNIINSVIVAVSITLSTVFLAALTGYGLAKFPFKGRNVVFLLIMTTMMIPFEAIMIPLYLIVTNFGWQDSYIGLIVPFLTNAFGVFLMRQYLITFPDEVIDAARIDGASEFSIFWRIIIPNSMPAIATLAILTFRSQWDNLLWPLLVVQSEEMKTIPLYIIKFSTEKYTNEGAMMAVAVIASLPMFVLFFTLSKYFLSGSSLFSSRKG